GTAGCCGTTGCGGATGCCGCCGTCCGACAGGGTGACGAAGAGCGGGTTGCGGTCGTGCAGCACGTTCACTTCCAGCCGGTCGCGCGTCAGCAGCGCATAGAGAAGCCCGACGCCGACCAGCGACCAGGCCGCGAAATAGACCAGCGTGCGCGGGCGGAAGATCTTGCGGATGTGGAAGTGCGCAAGCCTGTCGGAGAGCTTGCCGCCGGCATCGCGCACCCGCGTCGGGTCGATGGCGCTCGTGCCGCCGGCGGTGGCGACCGCCATGTTGGCGTTGTAGTCGGCGAGCGTCGCATAGGAGATCAGGCCGCGCTCGCGGCCGAGCTTGTCCATCACGCCGTCGCAGGCGTCGATGCAGAGCGCGCAGGTGATGCATTCGAGCTGCTGGCCGTCGCGGATGTCGATGCCCATCGGGCAGACGGCGACGCAGGCGTTGCAGTCGACGCAGTCGCCGACGCTCTGGCCGGCGGCGGCAGCCTTCTTGGCATGGCGCGAGCGCGGCTCGCCGCGCCAGTCGTTGTAGGTGACGGTGAGCGAGTTCTCGTCGAGCATCGCCGCCTGGATGCGCGGCCAGGGGCACATATAGGTGCACACCTGCTCGCGCATCAGGCCGCCGAACGTGTAGGTGGTGGCGGTGAGGACCGCGACGGTGATGTAGGCGATGGGCGCGGCCTGGCCGGTGAAGACGTCGACGAACAGGGTCGGCGCATCGGCGAAGTAGAAGATCCAGGCGCCGCCGGTCGCAACCGCGATGGCGAGCCAGACGGAGTGCTTGGCGACGCGCTTGATGACCTTGTCGACGGTCCACGGCCCGGCGTCGAGCTTCATGCGGGCGTTGCGGTCGCCCTCGATGGCGCGCTCGACGACGAGGAAGAGGTCGACCCACACCGTCTGCGGGCAGGTGTAGCCGCACCAGGCGCGGCCGACGGCGGACGTGATCAGGAACAGGCCGACGCCCGCCATGACCAGCAGGCCGGCGACGATGAAGAATTCCTGCGGCCAGATCTCGATGAAGAAGAAGTAGAAGCGCCGGTTCGCCATGTCGATCAGCACCGCCTGGTCGGGCGCGAAGGGCCCGCGGTCCCAGCGCAGCCAGGGCGTGAGATAGTAGATGCCGAGCGTGATCAGCATCACGATCCACTTGAAGCGCCTGAAGGCGCCGGTCGCGCGCTTGGGGAAGATCTTCTTGCGCGGCGCATAGAGCGGCTGGCGCACCTTGGCCGAGTTCACCGGCGAGGCTTCGAGGCGCTCGATCTCCGTTTCCCGGTCGAGCTTGGATATCACGGTCATGGCATCACACAGGCGAGGGCTGGTCTGTGTGCCCAATCGCACGGGCGGCGGCGTCGAACCTTGATCAGGATCAACATGCAGGATGCGGAACAGGCGTGGACAGAGCGGACATACTCAAACAAAGTATGGAGGGGGCTTCATTCCCGAGCAGACCGAGGGGTATCAAATGACTGCTGTTATCGGTTTCCTGAACACGATTTTCTGGGGGTATGTGCTGATCTACGGCCTTCTGGCCGTGGGTGTCTTCTTCACCATCAGGCTCAAATTCATTCAGTTCGTCCATTTCGGTGAAATGTTCCGCGCGGTGCGCGGCTCCAATGCGGCCGACAAGTCCGGCATCACGCCGTTCCAGGCGCTGTGCACCAGCCTCGCCTCGCGCGTCGGCACCGGCAATATCGCCGGCGTCGCGGTGGCGCTCTATCTCGGCGGGCCGGGCGCGATCTTCTGGATGTGGATGGTCGCGCTCGTCGGCATGGCGACCGCCTATTCCGAGAGTACGCTGGCGCAGCTCTACAAGGTGCGCAACGAGGAGGGGCAGTATCGCGGCGGGCCGGCCTTCTACATCGCAAGGGGTCTCGGCATGCCGTGGGCAGGCGCGATCTTCTCGATCTGCCTGATCCTCGCCTTCGGGCTCGTGTTCAACGCCGTGCAGGCGAACTCGATCGCCGACGCGATGGAAGGCGCGTTCGGCCTGCCGAAGCTCGCGACGGGCATCGTGGTGGCGGCGATCACCGGCGTGGTCATCTTCGGCGGCATAAGGCAGATCGCCCGGGTGGCCGAGATCGTCGTGCCGTTCATGGCAATCGTCTACCTGCTGATGGCGATCTATGTGCTGATCGTCCATTTCGCCGATGTCCCCGGCGTCATCGGCATGATCGTCAGCAATGCCTTCGGCATCGGCGAGGCCGCGGCCGGCTTCACCGGCGGGCTCGCGGCCGCGATGCTCAACGGCGTCAAGCGCGGCCTGTTCTCCAACGAGGCGGGCATGGGCTCGGCGCCGAACATCGCCGCCGTCGCGACGCCCGATCCGCATCATCCTTCCTCGCAGGGCTTCGTGCAGGCGCTGGGCGTGTTCATCGACACGATCCTGATCTGCACGGCGACCGCGATCATGATCCTGCTGTCGGGCGCGCTGGTGCCGGATTCGGGCGTCACCGGCACGCAGCTGACCCAGGCGGCCATGCAGGCGCATATCGGCTCGGCCGGCGTCGCCTTCATCGCGGTGGCGATCTTCTTCTTCGCCTTCACCTCGATCATCGGCAATTACTCCTATTCGGAGAATGCGATGACGTTCCTCGGCGTGGGCACCGGAACACCGGTGATGATCCTGCGTGCCGCGGTGCTGGCGATGGTCCTGTGGGGATCGCTGCAGACCGTCGCGACCGTGTTCGACGCGGCGGATGCGTCGATGGGGCTGATGGCGACGATCAACCTGATCGCGATCGTGCTCCTGTCGGGGACGGTGGCGAAGCTGACGAAGGACTACTTCGACCAGAAGAAGCAAGGCCGGCAGCCGACCTTCGACGCGGCGATGTATCCGGAGCTGAAGGGGCAGATCGAGGCCGACATCTGGTCGCAGAAGTCCTGACGCCAAAGCAAAAGGCCCGGCAGCGATGCCGGGCCTCTGCGCTGGGCCGGAAGCCGGAGGGCAATCGCCCTCACAAATGCCCTCCGTCGGCTATTCGCCGCCGCCCAGCGAATGGACGTAGACCGTCAGTTCCTTGACCGTGGTCTCGCCGAGACGTCCCGCCCAGGCCGGCATGATGCCGTGCCTGGGCGTGGCGATCTGCGCGGCGATCGCCGCCTCGTCCTTGCCGCGCAACCAGATCGCGTCCGTCAGGTTCGGCGCGCCGAGGTCACGCATGCCCTTGGCGTCCTCGCCGTGGCAGGAGGCGCAGTTGTCGGCGAAGACCGTCTTGCCGGGCTCGACGAGCGCGGGGTTCGACGGCGTGCCGCTGAGGCTGACCACGAAGGCTGCGGCGGCCGCTATCTGCTCCTTGTCGAGGGCGTCGGCGAAGGCAGGCATTTCCGAGAAGCGTGTCGCGTCGTCGGCGGTGAAGCGGATGCCGTGGCTGATCGTGGTCAGGATGTCCTCCGGCTTGCCGCCCCACAGCCAGTCGTCGTCGTTGAGGTTCGGATAGCCGGCCGAGCCGGAGGCGCCCGAGCCGTGGCACTGGACGCAGTTGACCTTGAAGGCGGCGGCACCGGCCGAGGTGGCGAACAGCCTGAGCTTCTCGTCGGCCAGGATCTCGTCGATCGGCTTCGACGCGATCGCAGCCGCATACTCGCCCTTGGCGGCCTGCGCCGCCGCGAGCTCGTTCTTGATCTCGACGCGGCTCGAATAGCCGAGCACGCCCTTGGTGGCGGAGCTGAGCATCGGCCAGGCCGGATAGGCGATGGTGTAGGCGAGCGCCCACAGGATCGTGGCGTAGAAGGTCCAGACCCACCACCTGGGCAGCGGGTTGTTCAGCTCCCGGATGCCATCCCACTCGTGTCCGGTCGTGTCGACCCCGGAAAGTTCGTCGATGTGCTTCTCGCTCATGTCAGTCGTCCTTGAGAGGAATTTGCGCCGCTTCCTCGGAGGCCTTGCGGCTGCCGGGGCGGAACGCGAAGAGGATCACGCCGATGAAGAAGACGGTCATCGCGGCGAGCGCCCAGCTGTCGGCGAATTCGCGCATCACGGTGTAGGTTTCCATGATCGCCTCCTATCGCGCGCCGGCGGTGTCGTCGTAGGTCGAGAAGTCGACCAGCGTGCCGAGCATCTGGAGATAGGCGACCAGCGCGTCCATCTCGGTCACCGCGCCGGGATTGCCGTCGAAATCGCCCACCTTCGCCTTCGGATACCGCTCCAGCAGCGCGGACGTGTCCGCGTTGGGATCGGACTGGGCGAGGAGGTCCGCCTGGGCGTTTTCGATCATGGCTTCGGTGTACGGCACGCCGACGCGGGTGTTGGCCACCAGATGCGTCGAGATCTGCGACGGTTCGATCGTCACCGAGGACAGGAACGAATAGCTCGGCATGATCGATTCCGGCACGACCGAGCGCGGTTCGGTCAGGTGCTGGACGTGCCACTCGTTCGAGTAGCGGTCGCCGACACGGGCAAGGTCCGGGCCGGAGCGCTTGGAGCCCCACTGGAACGGATGGTCGTACATCGATTCCGCGGCCAGGCTGTAATGGCCGTAGCGCTCGACCTCGTCGCGGAAGGGGCGGATCATCTGCGAGTGGCAGACGTAGCAGCCCTCGCGGATGTAGATGTTGCGCCCGGTAAGCTCCAGCGGCGAGTAGGGCCGCATCCCCTCCACCTTCTCGATCGTGTTCTCGAGGTAGAAGAGCGGGGCGATCTCGACGATGCCGCCGACGGTGACCACCAGGAGAGAACCCACGAGGAGGAGGGTCGCGTTCTTCTCAAGGATGGCGTGCTTGTCAATCAGTGCCATGGTCGGCTCCTATTCGGCAGGCTGGAGGGCAGGCGCGGGGGAGGCGGCGCTGCCGCCGATCGGCTCTTCCTCGCGCTGACGACCGAGGATGGTCATCGTGATGTTGAAAGCCATGATCAGCGCGCCGGTGAGGTAGAGGACGCCGCCGAGCGCACGCATGACGTAGTATGGATGCATGGCCGCGACCGTCTCGGCGAAGGAGTAGACCAGGAAGCCCTGATCGTCGTATTCGCGCCACATCAGGCCCTGCATGATGCCCGACACCCACATCACGGCCGCGTAGACCACGATGCCGAGGGTGGCGAGCCAGAAGTGCCACGTCACCATGCGGACCGAGTAGAGCCGCTCGCGGTTCCACAGCTTCGGCACCATGTAGTAGATGGCGGCGAAGGAGATCAGGCCGACCCAGCCGAGCGCACCGGAATGCACGTGGCCGATGGTCCAGTCGGTGTAGTGGCTCAGCGAGTTGACCGCCTTGATCGACATCACCGGACCCTCGAAGGTCGACATGCCGTAGAAGGCGATCGCCATCACCATCATGCGGATGATCGGATCGGTGCGGATCTTGTCCCAGGCGCCCGAGAGCGTCATCAGGCCGTTGATCATGCCGCCCCACGAGGGCATCCACAGCATGATCGAGAACACCATGCCGAGCGTCTGCGCCCAGTCGGGCAGAGCCGTGTAGTGCAGGTGATGCGGGCCGGCCCAGATGTAGAGGAAGATCAGCGCCCAGAAGTGGATGATCGACAGCCGGTAGGAATAGACCGGGCGGTTGGCCTGCTTCGGCACGAAGTAGTACATCATGCCGAGGAAGCCGGCGGTGAGGAAGAAGCCGACCGCGTTGTGGCCGTACCACCACTGGGTCAGCGCATCCTGCACGCCCGAGAAGGCCGAGTAGCTCTTGATGCCCGTGATCGAGACCGGCACCGCCAGGTTGTTCACCACATGCAGCATCGCGATCGTCACGATGAAGGACAGGTAGAACCAGTTGGCGACGTAGATATGCGGTTCCTTGCGCTTCAGGATCGTGCCGAGGAACACGACGAGATAGGCGACCCAGACGATCGTCAGCCAGAGGTCGACATACCATTCGGGCTCGGCATATTCGCGGCTCTGCGTGATGCCGAGCAGGTAGCCGGTGGCCGCCATGACGATGAAGAGCTGGTAGCCCCAGAACACGAACCAGGCGAGGTCGCCGCCGAACAGGCGCGCGCGGCTGGTGCGCTGCACGACGTAGAAGGAGGTGGCGATGAGCGCGTTGCCGCCGAAGGCGAAGATGACCGCCGACGTGTGCAGCGGCCGCATCCGGCCGAAGTTGAACCAGGGCTCGATGTTGAGATCCGGATAGGCGAGCTGCAGCGCCACGACGACGCCGACCAGAAAGCCCACCACGCCCCAGAACATGGTGGCGATCGCGCCGTAGCGGATCGGCCCGTCCAGATAGGCTGAAGGATCGGCGGGCGCGGCCGGCGAAAGCGCGGTCGTGCGCATCAGCACGATCGTGCTCGCGCCGAGCACGAAGAACAGCACCCACATGTGTTGCGCGAAAAGATTGTCGGTGGCGAAAGCCGCGCCGAGCAGCGCGACGAAGGCGAAGAGCCCGACGCCGATGATGTGTGGTCCGTATCTCATGGAAGGTCCCCGGCTTAACGCATGGGACGAGCCCATGCTTCGGGAGCCTCATCGCGCGGAGCGGCGGACGATGCCTTGATCCATGTCAAGGTTGCGCCACCGGACGCGCTGCACAGTCCGGCCATCGCCTGCATCAGCCGGAGTCCGCGATGAACATCACGAGGTCGAAGCCTGCCGAGGCATGCGGCGTGTCGCCCGCCTGCCCTCTGTCGGCCGCCTGCGTGCCCGATCAGGCCATGCCGTGCGAGGACGTCTCGCATATCCATGACGAGAAGCTGGCGCTGTGCGACGCGCTGGAGGCGATCGCCGATTCACTGCCCGGACAGGTCGACCGCTTCGAATGCCTGCGCGTCGGCGCGATCCTGGCGCCGGCGATCCGCCGCAGCCATGCCTTCGAGGAAAGCAGGATCTTCCCCGTCTTCGAGACGGCGTCCGCCGTGCCGGGCCGGGCGGGCTCGGTGGCGCGGCTGAAGGCCGAGCACCTGGCCGACGAATGCGCGGCGGCCGACGTGTCCGAGGAACTGCTGCGGGTCGGCCATGGCGGCGAGATCGGCAACCCGGAAGCGCTCGGCTTCATGCTGCGGGCGCTGTTCGAGGCGATGCGCCGCCATGTCGCCTTCGAGCGCGAGCACATCATGCCCGCGATCGGCCGGCTCGAAAGCCCAAGCTTAGACCGCGCCGGCTGAGAGCTTGTCCCGCCATTCGGCCGCCTTGGCGCGCAACACCTTGTCGGCGGTGAAGCCGAGCGTGTCGTCGTCCACCAGTTCCAGCGGTTCGAGCGAGAAGGCATCCTCGCCGTCGCGGGTCCACGCGGCCTGCAGCGCCTTGTTCATATGGCCGCCGGCGCGCAGCGTGAACCAGATGCGGTTGCGGATCGTGTCGATGTCGGGCGTGTGCCCGACCCATGCCTCGCCCGAGCCGGCCGAGCGCACGACATAGATGGCGGCGACGCTTTCCCGCTTCTTGTAGGCCGCGACCGCGGCGCGCCTGGCTTCGCGTTCCATGACAGAACTCCTTTTCCTGCGGCGGCAGATAGGGGGAGCCGAGGAAACTGTCAATATTACCCGGATAAAATTTGACACGCCAAATCCCGGCCGTTAGAAGGCGGCAGGAGACGAACATGGACGACAGCCAGAGACTGACGGTTTTCGAGGGCGACGGGGTCGCTTTCTCCGGCCCGGCCGACGAGGCGGGCCGCTGGGTCCGCGCCGCGCTGCGGTCCGATCCCGGCAGGATCTTCCTTGCCCTGGACGAGGCCGACGGCCGCGTGGTGGACATCGACCTGCGCGAAGAGGCCGCGCAGCCGCCGCGCGGGCGAGGCCGGCCGAAGCTCGGCGTCTCGGCGCGGGAGGTGACGCTGCTGCCCCGCCACTGGGACTGGCTGGCCGCCCAGCCGGGCGGCGCTTCGGTGACGCTCAGGCGCTTGGTCGAGGAGGCGCGCCGGTCGGACGCCCAGGCCGCGCATATCGCGCGCGAGGCCGCCTACCGCGCCATGACCACGCTCGCCGGCGACCGGCCGGGCTACGAGGAGGCGGTGCGGGCGCTCTATGCGGGGGAGGCAGAGCGGTTTCGGGAGCTGACCGGAGCGTGGCCGCCCGACATCCGGGATTTCGTGCAGCGGGTGGCGGCGGTCGGCTAAGCCGCCGAACGCATCGCTGCTCCCGGTTCGCCGGCGCGCAGCGTCAGCACAGATACGCCGGAGGCGGTGACGGCGACGGTGTGCTCGAACTGGGCGGACAGGGTCCCGTCCCGCGTCACGACGGTCCAGCCGTCGGCCTCGGTCCTGACGCTGCGGCGGCCGCGGTTGAGCATCGGCTCGATGGTGAAGACCATGCCTTCGCGCAGCGTCAGCCCGGTTCCCGGCCTGCCGAAGTGCACGACTTGCGGCTCCTCGTGCATCTGGCGACCGATGCCGTGGCCGCAATATTCGTGCACCACGGAATAGCCGTTCTTCTTGGCGTGCCGTTCGATCGCCCAGCCGATGTCGCCGAGCCGCGCGCCGGGGCGGACCGCGCGGATGCCCAGCCACATCGCCTCGTAGGTGGTCTGGACCAGCTTCCTTGCCGCCGGGTTCACCTCGCCGACGAGATAGGTCTTGCTGGAATCGGCAATGTAGCCGTTCTTTTCCAGCGTGATGTCGAAATTGACGATGTCGCCGTCGCGCAGCACGTCCGTCTTCGACGGCACGCCGTGGCAGACCACCTCGTTCAGCGAGGAATTCAGCACGAAGCCGTAGCCGTACTGGCCCTTGCTCGCGGGGCGGGCCTGAAGGTCGTGGACGATGAAATGCTCGACCATGTCGTTGACGTCGAGTGTCGACAGGCCGGCGAGCGGGGTCCGGTCCAGCAGTTCGAAGACGGAGGCGAGCAACCGGCCGGATTCGGCCAGCAGCGCCAGTTCTCGCGGCTGCTTGGTCATGCTTCGCCGACCGCCAGCGACTGTGCCGACACGCCGGCGGAACTGAGCTCGCGGGCGATGATCTCGCCGAAGCTGAGCGTCGGATTGGTCTCGCACAGCATGCCGATCCTGATCCAGTAGACCGCCTGCGCATTGATCGAGCGGCACGACACCTTGCTCGCGCGTCGAAGCTGATCGTGCAGATCGTCGTCTATGTTCACGATGCCCATCGGGGCGCTCCATATATGGTTCGTATATGAAGCGTATATAGGTCGTATAGGGAGATGCCAAGAGGGCGTTCGGCTTGGCTTGGTATCCCGCGCGGAGTGGCCCGCCGCTCAGCTTCCGGCGCGGATCTCGAGCCGTTCGAGGTCCGGCACGACGACATGGCGGTTGTTCTCGATGACGATCACGCCATCGGTGCGGAGCTTGGTGATCTGCCGGCTGACCGTCTCGATGGTGAGCCCGAGGAAGTCGGCGATGTCGGCGCGCGTCATCGGCAGGTCGAAGGTCGCCGACGCCTCGTCCGGCTCGGCGGACGGGTCGATGTGGCGCGCGATCATCAGGAGGTAGCTCGCGACCTTCTCGGCGGCGGTCTTGCGGCCGAGCGTGACCATCCAGTCGCGCGCCTCGTCGAGCTCCTTCAGCGTCTGTTCGAGCAGCTTGTGCTCAAGGCCTGGCGATTCCCGGATCATCCTGTCGATCGTGGACCTGGGGAAGGAGCACAGCTGCACCGGCGTCGCCGCCTCGGCGGTGATGCGGCTCTCCGCCTTGAAGGGACGGCCGAGGAAGTCGGGCGCGAACTGCAGGCCGACGATCTGCTGCCGTCCGTCGGCGAGCGTCTTGGTGAGCTTCACCACGCCGGACAGGATGTTCGAATAGCTCTCGATCCGCTCGGCGTCGGCGACGAGCTCCTGGCCCTCGGCGGCCTTGTGCTTCCACGAGGTCTTCGACAGCGCGGTGAGCTGCTCGGGCGTCAGCGCGCCGCAGATGCCGCGGTGCCGCGCCTCGCAGGACAGACAGAGCACGGGCGTTCCGTCGGTGTGTACGTCTTTTCTCAGGTTCTGCGTGCCCATCATCGCCTCGCCCCTTGAGTTAACACCTCGGTGCGTCTTTCGCGCTGCGGCAGACTGTCAGACCCTTCCGAACCTTGATCCACGTCAACGTGCAGAGCGGGCAAATGGTGCATCTTGCAGGCGAACAGAGGATCAGGACGTGACTTTCGCCCAGACCAGTCGCCTTGCCGAGACCGCGCCGCGTTACACCAGCTATCCGACAGCGCCGCATTTCCACCCCGGCATCGACGAGGAGGCGGTGACGCGCTGGATCGACGCGATCCCCGACGGCGACGCGGTGTCGCTCTATCTCCACATCCCGTTTTGCGACCGGCTCTGCTGGTTCTGTGCCTGCCACACCAAGCAGACGCTGCGCTACGAGCCGGTGTCCCGCTTCCTGCGCTCGCTGCATGCCGAGATCGAGACCGTCGCGGCGGGCATCGGCACGCGCACCCGCATCGCCGCGATCCATTTCGGCGGCGGCTCGCCGACCATGCTGGCGCCCGCCGACTTCCGCGAGCTGATGGCCCGCATCAGGGCCGGCTTCAACGGCGCCGACACGGCCGAGCTGTCGGTCGAGATCGACCCCAACGACATGACGGACGAGAAGCTGGACGTGATGGCCGGCGCCGGACTGACCCGCGCCAGCCTCGGCGTGCAGGACTTCGATCCCAGGGTGCAGCGCGCGATCAACCGCGAACAGTCGTTCGAGCTGACGCGCGCGGTCGTGGAAGGGTTGCGCAACCGCGGCGTCGGCTCGCTCAATCTCGACCTCATCTACGGCCTGCCGCACCAGACGGTCGACAGCGTCATGGCCACGGTCGGCCAGGCGCTGACGCTCAGGCCCGACCGGATCGCGCTGTTCGGCTATGCGCACGTGCCCTGGTTCAAGAAGCACCAGACGATGATCGACGAAACAGTGCTTCCGGATGGCGCGGCGCGGCTGGAGCAGTCGCTGGCCGCCGCGCGGCTGGTGATGGAGGCCGGCTACGCGGCGATCGGCATCGACCATTTCGCGCTGCCGTCCGACAGCCTGACGCGGGCGGCGGACGCCGGCCGGCTGCACCGCAACTTCCAGGGCTATACGGACGATCCCTGCGAGACGCTGATCGGGCTCGGACCCTCCTCGATCAGCCGCTACCGCCAGGGCTATGCGCAGAACATCGCCTCCACCATGGACTACCAGCGCCGGGTCGACACCGGCCACATGGCGATCGCCCGCGGCGTCGAGCTGTCGGAGGACGACAGGGTGCGCTCCTGGGTGATCGAGCGGCTGATGTGCGATTTCGGCTTCTCGCCGGAAGAGGCGCTGGCGCGCTTCGGCCGGGCCTGCGCGCCGGTGCTGTCGGAAGCGGCGGTCATAGCGCAGACCGACCGCGACGCGCTGCGCGAGAAGGGCGGCAGCTACGTCGTCCCCGCCGGTGCGCGGCCCTATGTGCGCACGATCGCCGCGCGCTTCGACGCCTATCTCGCGCGCGGCACGGCGCGGCATTCGCTGGCGGTTTAGCTGGACGCGTTGCGAACAAGCCATGAACGATGCTTCATGGCGGCATGAACCTTGCCGTCCGTGATTCGACCGCCGCCGCTCCGGCGAAGGACTATCTGTCCCGCCTCAACGACGGGCAGCGCCTGGCGGTGGAACATGGCGACGGCGGCGTGGCGTCGCCCCTGCTGATCATCGCGGGCGCCGGATCGGGCAAGACCAACACGCTGGCGCACCGCGTTGCGCACCTGATCGTCAAGGGCGCCGACCCGCGCCGCATCCTGCTGATGACCTTCTCGCGCCGGGCGGCAGGCGAGATGAGCAAGCGTGTGGAGCGGATCGCCGCGGAGGTGATGGGCGACCGGGCGAAGGCGCTGACCGAGGGGCTGACCTGGGCCGGCACGTTCCATTCCGTCGGCGCGCGGCTGTTGCGCGACTATGCGCTGGAGATCGGGCTCGACGCGGCCTTTACCATCCACGACCGCGAGGATTCGGCCGACCTGATGAACCTGGTGCGGCATGATCTCGGCCTGTCGAAGACCGAGAGCCGGTTTCCGGCCAAGGGCACATGCCTGTCGATCTATTCCCGCACGGTCAACGGCCAGGCCGAGTTGGAGCCGGTGCTGGGGAAATACTTCCCGTGGTGCGCCGGCTGGGCGGTGGAGCTGAAGCAGCTGTTTGCGGCCTATGTCGACGCCAAGCAGGCGCAGAACGTGCTCGACTATGACGACCTGTTGCTCTGGTGGGCGCAGATGTGCGCCGAGCCGGCGATCGCCGAGCATCTGGGCTCCCGCTTCGACCACGTGCTGGTGGACGAATACCAGGACACCAACCGGCTGCAGGCGGCGATCCTGACCGCGATGAAGCCGGACGGGCGCGGGCTGACGGTGGTGGGCGACGACGCGCAGTCGATCTATTCCTTCCGCGCGGCGGAGGTACGCAACATCCTCGACTTCCCGAACCTGTTTCCCGAGCCGGCGGGCGTCGTCACGCTCGACCGCAACTACCGCTCCACCGACGCGATCCTGTCGGCCGCCAATGCGGTGATCGGCGAGGCGCCGGAGCGGTTCGCCAAGACGCTGTGGACGGACCGCCGCTCGGCCGAGAAGCCGGCGATCGTCACCGTGCGCGACGAGGCGGGGCAGGCGACTTTCGTCTGCGACAAGATTTTGGAAGCGCGGGAGGAAGGCATCGCCCTCAAGAGCCAGGCGGTGCTGTTCCGCGCCGCGCACCATTCCGGCCCGCTCGAGGTGGAGCTGACGCGGCGCAACATCCCGTTCGTGAAGTTCG
The Mesorhizobium australicum genome window above contains:
- the ccoP gene encoding cytochrome-c oxidase, cbb3-type subunit III, with the protein product MSEKHIDELSGVDTTGHEWDGIRELNNPLPRWWVWTFYATILWALAYTIAYPAWPMLSSATKGVLGYSSRVEIKNELAAAQAAKGEYAAAIASKPIDEILADEKLRLFATSAGAAAFKVNCVQCHGSGASGSAGYPNLNDDDWLWGGKPEDILTTISHGIRFTADDATRFSEMPAFADALDKEQIAAAAAFVVSLSGTPSNPALVEPGKTVFADNCASCHGEDAKGMRDLGAPNLTDAIWLRGKDEAAIAAQIATPRHGIMPAWAGRLGETTVKELTVYVHSLGGGE
- a CDS encoding alanine/glycine:cation symporter family protein, with the translated sequence MTAVIGFLNTIFWGYVLIYGLLAVGVFFTIRLKFIQFVHFGEMFRAVRGSNAADKSGITPFQALCTSLASRVGTGNIAGVAVALYLGGPGAIFWMWMVALVGMATAYSESTLAQLYKVRNEEGQYRGGPAFYIARGLGMPWAGAIFSICLILAFGLVFNAVQANSIADAMEGAFGLPKLATGIVVAAITGVVIFGGIRQIARVAEIVVPFMAIVYLLMAIYVLIVHFADVPGVIGMIVSNAFGIGEAAAGFTGGLAAAMLNGVKRGLFSNEAGMGSAPNIAAVATPDPHHPSSQGFVQALGVFIDTILICTATAIMILLSGALVPDSGVTGTQLTQAAMQAHIGSAGVAFIAVAIFFFAFTSIIGNYSYSENAMTFLGVGTGTPVMILRAAVLAMVLWGSLQTVATVFDAADASMGLMATINLIAIVLLSGTVAKLTKDYFDQKKQGRQPTFDAAMYPELKGQIEADIWSQKS
- the ccoO gene encoding cytochrome-c oxidase, cbb3-type subunit II, which codes for MALIDKHAILEKNATLLLVGSLLVVTVGGIVEIAPLFYLENTIEKVEGMRPYSPLELTGRNIYIREGCYVCHSQMIRPFRDEVERYGHYSLAAESMYDHPFQWGSKRSGPDLARVGDRYSNEWHVQHLTEPRSVVPESIMPSYSFLSSVTIEPSQISTHLVANTRVGVPYTEAMIENAQADLLAQSDPNADTSALLERYPKAKVGDFDGNPGAVTEMDALVAYLQMLGTLVDFSTYDDTAGAR
- the ccoN gene encoding cytochrome-c oxidase, cbb3-type subunit I, with translation MRYGPHIIGVGLFAFVALLGAAFATDNLFAQHMWVLFFVLGASTIVLMRTTALSPAAPADPSAYLDGPIRYGAIATMFWGVVGFLVGVVVALQLAYPDLNIEPWFNFGRMRPLHTSAVIFAFGGNALIATSFYVVQRTSRARLFGGDLAWFVFWGYQLFIVMAATGYLLGITQSREYAEPEWYVDLWLTIVWVAYLVVFLGTILKRKEPHIYVANWFYLSFIVTIAMLHVVNNLAVPVSITGIKSYSAFSGVQDALTQWWYGHNAVGFFLTAGFLGMMYYFVPKQANRPVYSYRLSIIHFWALIFLYIWAGPHHLHYTALPDWAQTLGMVFSIMLWMPSWGGMINGLMTLSGAWDKIRTDPIIRMMVMAIAFYGMSTFEGPVMSIKAVNSLSHYTDWTIGHVHSGALGWVGLISFAAIYYMVPKLWNRERLYSVRMVTWHFWLATLGIVVYAAVMWVSGIMQGLMWREYDDQGFLVYSFAETVAAMHPYYVMRALGGVLYLTGALIMAFNITMTILGRQREEEPIGGSAASPAPALQPAE
- a CDS encoding hemerythrin domain-containing protein translates to MNITRSKPAEACGVSPACPLSAACVPDQAMPCEDVSHIHDEKLALCDALEAIADSLPGQVDRFECLRVGAILAPAIRRSHAFEESRIFPVFETASAVPGRAGSVARLKAEHLADECAAADVSEELLRVGHGGEIGNPEALGFMLRALFEAMRRHVAFEREHIMPAIGRLESPSLDRAG
- the ccoG gene encoding cytochrome c oxidase accessory protein CcoG, with protein sequence MTVISKLDRETEIERLEASPVNSAKVRQPLYAPRKKIFPKRATGAFRRFKWIVMLITLGIYYLTPWLRWDRGPFAPDQAVLIDMANRRFYFFFIEIWPQEFFIVAGLLVMAGVGLFLITSAVGRAWCGYTCPQTVWVDLFLVVERAIEGDRNARMKLDAGPWTVDKVIKRVAKHSVWLAIAVATGGAWIFYFADAPTLFVDVFTGQAAPIAYITVAVLTATTYTFGGLMREQVCTYMCPWPRIQAAMLDENSLTVTYNDWRGEPRSRHAKKAAAAGQSVGDCVDCNACVAVCPMGIDIRDGQQLECITCALCIDACDGVMDKLGRERGLISYATLADYNANMAVATAGGTSAIDPTRVRDAGGKLSDRLAHFHIRKIFRPRTLVYFAAWSLVGVGLLYALLTRDRLEVNVLHDRNPLFVTLSDGGIRNGYTVKLLNKIPEPRTIIVTLQGLKGAEMSVVGIDQPADRSFAVKVEPDKLTTLKVYVRQPAEHIEGKVQSFRFVIEDKSSYETDSYDAQFEGPETRR
- a CDS encoding cbb3-type cytochrome c oxidase subunit 3, whose product is METYTVMREFADSWALAAMTVFFIGVILFAFRPGSRKASEEAAQIPLKDD
- a CDS encoding GIY-YIG nuclease family protein; translated protein: MEREARRAAVAAYKKRESVAAIYVVRSAGSGEAWVGHTPDIDTIRNRIWFTLRAGGHMNKALQAAWTRDGEDAFSLEPLELVDDDTLGFTADKVLRAKAAEWRDKLSAGAV
- a CDS encoding DUF2239 family protein, giving the protein MDDSQRLTVFEGDGVAFSGPADEAGRWVRAALRSDPGRIFLALDEADGRVVDIDLREEAAQPPRGRGRPKLGVSAREVTLLPRHWDWLAAQPGGASVTLRRLVEEARRSDAQAAHIAREAAYRAMTTLAGDRPGYEEAVRALYAGEAERFRELTGAWPPDIRDFVQRVAAVG